The genome window TCAGTCTCCTGGAGAAGACGTGatttgtatctgtatctgtatgtCGAGAGCTTCGTAGCCAGACAGATGGTGCTAATGATGAAGATGGTTGTCACGGCAGCTACTGAGGCGATGGCGATAAGGCATCGGCTCACGAGCCCATCTCTATTCAGAGAGGCGGTGGGACACGGAAGAGCCTTTGAagtctgttttgtagtggtagTTTTTGCTTTAGAAGCCGTTGTGTGCATTTCAGTCACCTTACCAGGCAGTGGCGAAGCAGGAAGCGTGGGGGCAGTACTTCCTGTTTGTGTAATGCGTCCAGTACTGGCATTTCTTACGGGTGCTTGGGTGTACAAAGTTGTCTCATTACCTTTTGACGGATGGACCGTCATACTCTCAGTTCCTGCAGTGTGGTTACTTTTTTCAGAAGTCTCGTTCACTTTGCTTTCTCGGGTGTGGTTCATATCTGAGGCATGTTGATGATCCGAGCTCATCCTTGAGATATCTCCAGTTTCCTCTGTCGCATGTGTTGTGTATGAAGCCAAAGGTTGTACAGTGGTCAACTGTATAGCCTGAGCTTCAGTTACATTTGCTGTACTGTCATTGTTTTTAGTGAACATTGGGTTGAGACCGATATCCCTCTTCATCCGGAGATATCTTGACCTGACCGAAGTGCTCGCAGCGAGCAGCAAAACAAGAACTGACAAACACAGCCGATTAGTCACCATTGTCATCTGCaccaaaaaaaagacaaaatgttgCAATCGTGGTTTGAACGCACAAATAAAGCACACAAACTTGTCTTTACCTTCAAAAGAAGCATCCACATGCAGTCATAAGCATGTTACTATTagagaatgtgttttaaacTAAGCCCGTTTGTATTCAACAAAGAGGAACTTTGAAACAATGACAATTCAGTACTCTGGTCCAATAATAGGAGGACAAAAATTCATACACTAACAGACGTTGCTTGTACTCCTCACATGCTGGTTAGTAAATGGCAAACATGTGGTGTGGCCATATTATTGAATAACTTTTACGCTCACTTAAACTCCCCAATTTCTTATTTTACAATTATATCAACTTAACATTTGTGAAATGTCTATccttaacatttttcaaatatttcaatacattcCGTTTAATGATTTCAAACCCACAAATCACATTAACTTATCTTTACCTTTAATGTTTTTGGGGGGAACTCAAGCCTATagttaaaatcaaaacaacactgaccttTAGTTTATACGTTGACCTGATGCCGATCTGGAGGTCGATATAAATGTTAAACCCCTCGCTGTGTACGGCAGAAAATGTAACGATGTCTCCAAACCAGCGTGAAAATACAGGAAGTAGAGTTGCAAAGTGTGAAGCTAAAACTGAGGTTTTCAAACTCTGACGCAAACGCAATGAGCAAGGCGCTATTTTAAATATCACATCTTACTTCCCTAAACCAGTGAGGTAGGACAGAAACCATATTTAAATGATCACATCCTCCCATTGAGAAGCTCAACATGGACACAGTAAGAGACGACGCACATTcagtttacttttttattttctggtaTTCTGTAAGACTCTTTATACTCGAACcagatgaacaaacaaaaatggaacaGTTATCCACAAAACTGCATTCTCAATTTCCTCCCGTTCTATTTGATTTTTGATCACTGAAAACATTCAAGGCTCACAGTGTGCATAATGGTGTGGGGAAAAGTGGAATTATTCTTTAAAATCATCGGAATCCAAATGAAAAGCCTCCCTACAGCAAAAGAAAAgataggaaaaataaaaaagtatttacaaaGCATCAAAATCAGCATTTTCCTGCATTCTTTTCAACCTACAATAACCCCTGGCATTCATTTCAATAAtttgctgctttaaaaaaacagttaagGCCACGTCATAAAAGCCTTCTGATCTAAAGGCCTCCTAAACACTCATGATCATTGAAAGCCACAGATGGACCAATCACAAGTCCCGTAAATGGTAGGAATCATGAAGTGTTGCAAATTTTTAGGCCCAAGGAAGTCCAATCTAGCTGTACAACCCATCGTCGTGTATTGTTCACATCTTCGCTGACGTTTCATGACGTTCCTCAGCCCTACTGTCGTTTCAAACATAATTCCATCTTGGCACATCTTACCCATAAATACGGCCCCTACATTTCCAAAACTTAAACTTTATCAAAATTGCACTGAAGAAGAGCGAAAACATGCGTGCGCGACAGAGCAGAAAAAGAAGGACGTCAGAGGTATGGCTGTGATGTTGACATATCTCAGGATTTCTTTCGAATCAACTTCCTGCAGGTTGGTTGGTTGTTGCGAGATGAGAAGGTGGTTGGACTTTTATTCTAATACTGTGAACCATGTGGAGGTGTTTTCAGGCAGTGATTCAAAGAGTGAGATACgtggaagaaaaaaaacgacACAGATTTGCATTCCACTCTTGTTGGCATAGAAACAACACAACCCAAAAACGGATGTCATCACACCATACATGTGGCATACGAGACATGACTATTAcggtaacataaaaaaaacgaCCAGACTTGAGTCGTCGCTAGAGAGATGTTGGTTCTGCTTGGCTAGGAGAGCAGGGCGGACAATTATTTATTGAAGAAACTCTTTAGGAAAAGGAAGTCAGTCATGACTCACTGCATTGCAGGCAGATGCAACCTACGACACAGTATAAAGCTGCGAATGACTGATGAAGCCTCCAGCAAATTTAGTTTCAGACAGTGTGGGTGCCACAATTCAAGCTTTACAGAAAGAATCAAGAAAGCAAAGCGAAGACCTGTACACCAACAGCGAAGCACTTATGGTGTTGCTTATAGACCTGAACAAACACCTGACTAGCCATCCTGAGTCCACAGTCAGAGTAAAGTAGTTTAAGTCGGTAAAGAAAAGATCAGCTACATTTTGGAAACATTTAAGAGACCCTACGCCACCTACTTAAAGCTAATGGACATCTATGCCCCCAATTTTTGCTTCTGAGATTTTCATTCTGTTTTGGGAAAAGAAACTTAAACACTACGGAATGAGACCTGCACCCAGAAAAAAGTGCCGATATGTATTAATATAGGGGACGTTCATAAACAAATTAAGGCTCTTTGCATGCATTAAGCCATTATAAGCAATTTGAGTTGTAAGAATCATTTTGATATTTAGTCTACAGTATCATTACACTTTTGACATGGGTCGCGAATAATCATCAGTGGAGATTTGTCAAATTTTTAAATTCTACGTGTTTTCTAAGCTTGTTAAAATCTTTCGTTTTTAACACCTTCAACAGTGATGAACGTATCCAATGATTCCCCTCCTCTCATTACTAGCATACTACTTTGTCCCTTATAAGTACATCATTGAGATAGAGAAAAGCTAATCAAATACTGTCAGCAAGGTGCTTACAAATTTGTCAAGTCGGAAGAGCGAGAAGGGCGATTTCAATACTGATGGCTGCTAGCCCTGAGCTCATCAAGTTCATGTAACTGCTTCACAATGCAATTGGtcataatcattttaataagaaaaacaaaaacttaagACCATTCAAGAACACCAGATAAAACACAGCCATTACAGAAAGATTTGGAGTGAGACCGAGTAAAAGCTAAATGGGGAGAGATTTTCAGTTGCTTCTCATTTCCAAATGGAAATCTGTAAACAGGTTTTTGGGGGATTGCAAATGGAAGTAACTATTTATCTTGGAATGTTGTTTGGAGTCTTTGTAAGGCAGGCTTTAGACGGAACGCTGTCATGGTGATTGGCAGTGACGGGTCCCGCCCACCTGGCCAATGGGATATCCTGAATAGAAAGAAAGGGGAGGGAGTACGGGTTCCTTTAGTTGTCCATTTTAGACAACTGCTCCTCAAGTTTGGCAATTCTTTGATCCTGACTGCTGACCAGCTCTCGGAGAgatttgatttcttttaaaatctcGTCCATCTTGCCTTCGTTTTTCTGTGGAGGAAGAACCAAAGTGTTAATATTCAGGATCACAGTCTTGATACAGTCAATTTAaaattctattctattccaaCATCAATGTTAAcccataaacacaaacaaaggacaaaaaaaaactctgtcTAAAATCTAATAGCAACCTTTTGTTTCCTATTGGCCTACTGAACAAATTaccttattttaatgttgttataagatttttgaaataaatttaaataaaccgGGTTTTACTATATTATACAGTAATAATATTATACCGTATATTAACCGTTACCAAATGAATGATAATTGTTACTAACTTACAGTTCTTATGGAAAACAAACCTAAGGTGGCTATGCTTAGGGATGCTAAAGACTTTATGGTGACAAAGATAAGTTTCACATTATAATATAGCGTATGTCCATATTTAACTACTGTATAGCGGGCCGAAGCTATAGAGTTGGTTAATGTGTAGGTATGATGCAGCTAATGCTGGTGTGTCTGAAGGGCGGGACGACTGCTCCTGTGATTACAGCCCTGAGCGGAGGGAGCAGAGTTTAGAAGGCACAGCGCACATGTGGGGTTGCTGTCATGTGGTAAAATGGGGATGCGGTTGGAGGTTGGACCTACAGTTGAACATCTATCTCAGATGACTGTAAAACCATTACATGAATTAAAAGGAGAAGTTGCcttgaacaacacaaacattgttGTGACTGCAGTATTATCCAAATCAgaagtaaaaaaacagtttattatacAGCTTAAAAAGAATATAGAGTATAGAGACTGTAGTATGACCCAAACCAGAGAATAACCAAGAATGTTTCTAATACAGATTTGAGGGTATTATGGGTAATTTAACATAAAAGTTACACAAAAAATGGGACAGAGCATTTCTGAAAGGTTTTGCGTAACAGATAATGTTGTCAAAAAAACTTCTGATCACATAGCTTTGCATAACCAATTACGTAGTAGTTGGTGATGTCACTTGGTGTAAACCTGAATTTGTGAAAACGGCGAAATGATGTGCATGCTCATAATGTGTTGATAATGTGATAATGagatcattttcaaaaaacaaaacccaacccagctaaaaccaaacatttttttttttaaagttattaaaaagtATTACCATAGAGTAGAGTTTTTACTATAGTTCAaatcagaaaaaacatttttgttcatagATTTGAGGGAATTTTGGCACAGTTTACAATTTAGGAAGGTTTGAACAgtactgataaaaaaacaaaaataatataaaaaaacccGGAGGACCGAAAACAGGTAAGGTTAGAGTCTATAAATCTCACTCACAATAGATGGCGTGGAGTTGGCAGTCTTGTTGGCAGGGGCGGTGTTCTCCGTGTTCTTGGTCAACTTGTTGTCCAGGACATTTTTCTTGACCACTTTGAGATCACGGTTCTTGCCCGGGACATATCCGTTTTTCAGGGATATGAGGATGGGGTCGCCATTTTTTCCATCGAACCAGTCTTCAGCCTCCAGGGCGGCATCGGGTCCCGCCGTGTCTGGGTACAGGTCGTCCTGAAACAAGTCCGACTGACGGAGGGAAAGGTGTTATTAATGATTGTATTCACAGTCAGTTATTAAATGTAGTGACGATAtgagtttgttttggttttatttttgctaagtttcaaatataaatgtttttcgtCACAAGCTTAGAGTTTAACCCACGGAAGTACTTTACATTTGATTACTTTATCAATGGTTGCATATGCTTTTTTGAGCTATAACTTTGGGACCTATATATGGACATGGGGAATGGTATcatgttgagtaaatgatgagcaGTTTTTCATTTACTTCCTTTAAAAAGTGAACAACTCCTTCTTTATATAATGCTGACTTCCCTAAAGTTGTTGCCTTCATACAGTGCTAAACAACTCCTGCCGGTACCAATGGTGTCACTACGGTTTATGACGTAAATGCTCTGAAATTTAAAGCCAAATAATATACTGAACTTGGATTCGAATCAACTGTATAAAACCAAGTGTGAAAACAGTCAAACTGCAATTTCAAAACAGGGTCATGTGAACCAACACGGTGGGGGAAACTTAAGCTGAACAGGAAGAAGTATTTGTGGCTCAGGATGTGCTGTCCTGCCTTCAGCGTTTGTAATGTGTAgcctttaaaacaacacagcaaaagaaaacaagaggCTCACTTTTCTTGGCACAGTCATGATGATAGGCTCACACTTTCTCTCATGCAGTTTGTAAAAcctgagaacacacacacacacacaaaggtcTGTTATAGAAAACATCCACAAGGGTTGCAGACGTTAGTCCGTGACTCACCatacacaaaagaacataatgtaagagtttaataaaacaccAAACGTACACCCCCAAACTGACCTCTAGTCATGTTTCTCTTCCTCTTAGAAATGACTTTTAAAGGCCTAAGGGTCTTCTAGACTGACATGGTTTAGTGCTGCCCTCTATTGGCAGGATTTGCAAGCTCGATGAATGTCTGCTGATAAATTTTGGCTATAAACCCCACATTAAATCTTAGCAACAGATcaaataacatatatttatatattaaatagaaaatatatattgcaTATTCAAAAGTAAATAATTCATAGATTCACAGATTTGTTTAGATTTATTCACGGGGGAGGGGTACTAACAAAAATAGGCCTTTAGTTCTTCATGCTAATTGTAAtttctataatatatattatttttgccGTCAAAGACGACCCAGACATATGTTTGACAGGTTTCTGCagcacatccacacacacatagcTAGTGAAATGTAGCATTCATTTTACAGTTGTAATTGCGCACCTTGCAATCTCACACTTGTTGACGTCCAGCCCTCTCTTTGGCATGTATCCCATGCCTCTCTGGGGCTCCTTGGTGGTAAAAGTGCTGAGGTAATGGACAAAAGGAGCCTCGTCCGTGATCTCGAAGTAACGGATGCTGCTGTCCCCCTATCAGAGACCAAGCTTCAGTTAGACACGGTACAAAGCAATAGCAGTATAGAATGTTAAAAAACGTAGTACTCTGATATAAACACAGGGCAAGATTTACTAAACAGGACAAGAGATCACAATTTAAAAACAGCGCCGAGTGGAGATTCCTGCGGGTGACTTATTAACAGGCCgcaaattaaaaacacaggACATTAATTCATTCCTATAATGTCAAACACAATCTCGCAAAAGAAGCGCAAATTATCGCAGGGTTTAAAACGTGCTTTTTGGGGCGTTAAATAAAGCCGAAAATACCAGTACAATGACgagcacctctccaaaaatgtaacagcGCGTCAATGCAGCTCGGGTCACaagtgctgtgattggtctgcttgAACCCTCTCCCTGCAGGTAAAAAAATCTGCGATAGGGTCGGGTTTATTGCATTTCCCAAGGAATTATCTAAATaaattatgtgtttttctgtattaaaCAACTCAAGCTGCAAAAGTGGCTGTTTATTTGCTGCTATCACTGCTAAATGCAGTTTAGCTCTCATGCAGCTTACACCATAGACATATATATAACTAGACGCTGCATTGTTCGCTGGATCGTATGTCAACGCAGGCACCATATTGGTGAGGGCAAAaattcttgagtagaaccataaagaagattgtttggtaaatccgcagccctctctgcttcatataatgggagtatatggggtccgccgttctaagagttcctaaagcacatgattccaaaaagcggcttctggagacatgttgacgttttgtgaagtgactcgctcaataaatcataaatttgaaagccatttttaataatattagccatactgtacagcctcaacactccatTTCTGCAGGTGGCACTAAACGCACCAGACACTGCAGTGTTTCCCCTATGTTTACGGCTTTGGGGGGGTctctatattttctatatttctatGACGTTGTGGCGGACGACCGGACAATACTTcactttcaaataaatcatatttaatcaattgaGCCCAGTCGAACATCTAAcgttttatcaggccatttattttatattcagataCCCACAATTTGTAGGCACTCGTGCTCAAGCGAAGTCCTAGTGgcctattttaataaaactactgacaacTAAATGTcacaactgaaaataatttataatgagCAGAAGTACTTACAAAGTTACTAACAAGTAGCATTTTCATGCCATTCATACTTGAACTGATTCTAAATAATCCcagattaaaacatgattcattatgaaatgctcttaacatgcTACTTATTAATgctattgatattattaatttacatCAATTTACCTGCTCTAGGTGTCTGCAGGTCTCTATATGCGACGCGTCTTTGGCGGGAGAAGCAGCATTTACGGAGCATTTAAAGTGAAATGCGTTTGGCACTATACgaagatattaaagatatcagcCAAATATTGTCAAGATTAAtttcacctacatctcggatagcctgagggtgagtaaataaatggcaagttgtagtttttggctgaactatccctttaattttaaAGTAGCTATAATCCAGACACGAAGCAACAATAGACATGGTAAAGTTGTACTCTATACGTATATCGTAaaccattaaaatatgttaagaaatgtaaatgttattgtgcTTTTAATGCTGAAAAGGCGCAGCTCTCCCATTGGGTTCAGTGGGCTTTTACTGCACTGTTGCCCTCACCAATATGGTGCCATTATTGACATATCACAGCAGTGGAGCAAAGCAGCCAATGCACAGTCTATTTATATATCTCTATGGAGTACACAACAAACCGCTTCTTCTTCGCCTCGTGTCTTGTGGACAATGATGCCTAGTGGCCATTGTCTGTCGACGTAGACAACGACACACAAGTATAAACCGGTGTAGGTCTGACGCAGATGTAAAAAATCCACGACTATGTTGTGCTGTGTATACTGTGCCGAACAGATCACATGGCTGAACTCTTGAGTTCAGAAACACTCGATCCAGATGTATGTGCAACGTTACCTTTCCACACAGGTAGACCACATTAGTATCGGGGTCATAGAAGGGCAGGAGGACTCCGTTACTGGTGTCCATCTCATGAACAGAAATGGGCTCGTCTATATTTTCCTGtggaaaaaaatagaaaaaccgTAACGGACCAATATTGCAGAAATTACAACGATATGtgatttttacaaatattatatcGAGGCACTTCACAGAAAACCGTATCAGAAAGCGCACACACTTTATTACATCATTTAAACAGTGTTATtgagaaaatctttttttagctTAGTGTAAGGAGTTTGTTAGCATTTTTGCGACTGAACAACTACTGGAATGAAATGCGTGTGCGGTTTCCATGGCAACTGACCGGATCCCACAGCGCAAGCTGTCTCTCACTCATGCGGCTAAAACCAGTGGTAAACACTTTGCCATCAGACATGAAAATGGCTCTCATGGGTCTGGCACCCTCGTGGGCCTTGTCCTTCTCCTGCCAGGGAGAAACAATGACACATCACAACACTGCTCACGTTAATGCGAAACAGAACAGACAGATCATTTTGGGACCATGAAAGCACAGCAAAATACAATAACTTTATTTGACAACAGAAAATGAATGTCCATGTAATTCAGAGATAAACATAAGCCATTTCTtcccttttacattttttacactaAAGATATCTGCaatcattaatataaataaaaaattatatttcaatatattttcatgtctagctatgttataaaaatatataacgtACGGATATAAGTGTAGAAcaacttttcatttaaacagttaaaaaaatagtACAAACGGTATCTTCATTTCGCATGCACTGACCGCAATGATCTCCTCCTTGCGGGGATCGATGACCCGGATTTTCTTGTCTTTGCAGGTGGTACAGATGATGCTGCCACTACGGTTCCAGCACACGCTATAGACGAGGTCAGGGTGCATATCCTCCAGATTGATCATGGCCTCTCCCGTCCCCACGTTCCAGATAATAATCAAATTATCACACCCTGCGGACAAACCCCGGGAGAAAACATGACACGCGTATAAGCATATTTCAATGTTTAAGACATGTTATGACTAAAACAGACTAATATGATAAAAGATAAAGGTGCATGGCGCACAGTGGTCACATTACAACTGAACAGAAGATACAGATGTGACAGTCCAAAAGAAATTAATTCATAGAAAGATCAAGTTTGtcttcatatttaatatttaaaggtaAGATctatttttaaccatttaaagtTATAAACAGATTTGTTGTACTTAATCCGTTCCATTGAACTGAAGCCCAATGAATTGAGCTGTTTTCAATAACATCTGGCAGTGCTTCTTTGAAAGCAGCTGGAGTTCATTTTCCTTCTAAGTGCTTGACAGTTACTCAAAAATGCACTTGGATAACTGCCgagacatctttaaaaaataaacgtttaaGATGTGGCTTGAAGGTTAACGCGTGTGCTTCAACACGTGGCATGATGCTGCTCATGCAGTTGACGCTGTCTGACACCATTTTCTGATTCCCTCCCCCTCTTGTGTTTTCAGTCTCTACTTAACCAACTTCTATCTCAAAGCCCCCAAAATAAACACTACTTATGTGTTCATTTTGAATACtgttacttaaaaataaaaattctgtattctcttgtcatttcaaacctatatgacattcttttttccacagaacacgaaagaagatattttgaagaatgtgttaACTGGATCCCATTCACTTGGACTGGGTTTGTTTctttacaatagaagtgaatagatgccagtgctgtttggtaactaactttcttcaaaatatctttttgtgttctgcagtggaaagaaagtcataaaggtttattatttcctttttgggtgaactaccactTTAACTGGGAATTCAAAGCAGTTTAACAATGAGAAATCATTGCAAAAACGTTTTGTTTCTTACCTGCACTGAGGAGGATGTTACGGGCAGTGGGATGCCAGGTAATAATGCCCACTCTTTTTGAATGACCCTCCAATACCACCACAGGCTCGGACAATGAGGTAACCAAACCATTCTCTGGGATCTGCCACACCTGAGAACAACAGCAGAGCAGAACAgtttaaaacgttttatttccaatatttattttacattgatgATTTAATGGATAGGGAAGCAGAATAGGTAGGTAATGAGAGAAAAATTGGATCAGAAAATTGTTAAAGTTAGATTTGCATCCtgttccacacacacagcaacatacCATACGTTGAAAAAAATTTTATATGCTCTTctacttgtaagttgctttggataaaagcgtctgccaaataaataaatgtaaactaaGGACAGACTTTTTACATTCACAATTACAAAAAAGTGCCTGGAGGGGGCAGCAGAGGGCAAATAACAGAGACCCGCAGCACTTCCTCATCTTATCAATGTGCATAACACAGgttattatttgtataataagTCGACAAATTAGGCCCATTACCTTAATCTATTTATATCTACTTATACttgaaattttaattttgtcatcatttactcaccctcactgtttatttatatttgagatattatagaagaatgtcagtaacaaaacagatctcattccccattaACTGCcaaagtagggaaaataaatactatgggagtcaatgagggatgagatctgtttggttactggcaTTCTTCTAAAACATCTTCCAtcttcagcagaagaaagaaatgtataaaggtttgggacaatctgagggtgagcaaatgatgacagaatctgaatttttggataaactatccctttaatatacaTGTAGCACAGGTTCAGGAATGCTTGATTCTCATTGCTTGgtcaaattttgttaaataattctgtaatatcattaaaaatattatgtcACGAATAACATGCAGGCATGCACACAACTCAATTGAAATTTCTGAGGTTGGGATGAAGAAAAACAGCTTGATTCATCAACCTCCATATCCTCAAAAGAAGATGAAAAACACTGTCCCAATAAACTCATGCTCGCTCACTCTTTACACTGAAGTTGATGTTTTTGCTGCAGTCCGGCCAAATAAGGGCTAGTAGCGAGATACAAAAACATTCAGAGCCAGCAGGACTGACCTCAGTCCTTTAAAATAGTAACTGCTGATTCTATGACTTCAGGGTAGCCTTAAACTAATCTGAAACAGCCCAGAAGTCCCATCGCTTATGCTGTGATCCGATCTGCAGCCGCTCGAATGAGTCACGCGGATGACTTTGCCAGCCGCACTTGGACTTAGTAATGGTAGGTAAAGATGCAGATTTACATTTGTGTCCATTTTAGTTGTTATTTAACCCCTTTCCCAAGTATTACCGCTATCATAATATTTGTTGTATTCtgttatattttgaaaatgacttAAGCAATACATCTATTAATGTTCTATGCATGTGAAAGTCCAATCATGTAAATCAGAATTTTGAAACGTTAAAAGAAACTGAAAAGTAGAAGGGTGACGTACCATCACAGTGCAGTCTTCAGATCCGCTAGCAATGACGTGGTCATTGTGAGGGCACCAATCAATGTCCAGAACAGGACCGGTGTGGCCACATACTGTAGGGTAGGCCTTATCTATACGGCCCGTCTGAggagagaaaacagagaaagggaATTATTAGATTATGGTAGCATGTTTAGGAAAAGTGAAATGCACACTATGTCAGCTGAAATCTACGTAATTCCAAAATAAACTTGGCATGGCCTACGTTCatgttacaaaaaaaagttgggTGGGCAGACCGCCATTCTTCTGTAGATTTGCAAAGAATAGCTCGTCCGGCATTGTAACATTAACACACGACAGCTGATTTAAAATAAGAACAGATTGCACGGCTTTTGTTTTCAACACGGCTTCCAAACGCAGCCACAGAATTGAGTGTGAAGCGGACCCGTGACCTTTCCATTCGAAGTGGAAGGTCACACGGACACTTAAAAATGTGTGAGAAAGCTAAAGGATATTTAGAAATGAATAGATGTTACTTGTTGTAAATTACAAATGTTATCCTGTACAATACTATCAAAATGAtttgtgacaaaataaaattaagcaATTGAGTAGAATTTAAACGAACAATATTCATTTCTGCCAGTGTTCTGTTTCACTCTCTTCTCTCTTTTAAACCGCAAACAAAGAAGCAAACAAATAAAGGCATGGCTGTGGTGTCATGCCCAGTCAGCTGACTTCCTGATGACATCTTTTCTCTAGGTCACGACCTTTGATCTCTTGCAAGACCACAATCTCTGCATTGGGCCGTGTGATCGGGTGTCATCCGATCATATTGTTCAATGTGTGTTTAGACACAACCACACCCACACTTTTGTTCACACAGCTTTTTTTCATTGGGTGCTGCTTTGCCTGTGGTTCGATGACATCACTACGCAAAGCCCCGCCTAGTAAAGCACACCAGCCTGGATCTGTGCAAATGAACCAGCACCCTTAAATGAAGACACAACCCCACCTGTACATAAAACCTGCGCTGTGTACACATTCCTTCTCAAGTCTGGGCATGGAATTAACAACGCCTTATGAGAGAGGAACTACAGCAGACCTTTCGCTGTTTTTCGTGAG of Triplophysa dalaica isolate WHDGS20190420 chromosome 4, ASM1584641v1, whole genome shotgun sequence contains these proteins:
- the selplg gene encoding P-selectin glycoprotein ligand 1, whose translation is MTMVTNRLCLSVLVLLLAASTSVRSRYLRMKRDIGLNPMFTKNNDSTANVTEAQAIQLTTVQPLASYTTHATEETGDISRMSSDHQHASDMNHTRESKVNETSEKSNHTAGTESMTVHPSKGNETTLYTQAPVRNASTGRITQTGSTAPTLPASPLPGKVTEMHTTASKAKTTTTKQTSKALPCPTASLNRDGLVSRCLIAIASVAAVTTIFIISTICLATKLSTYRYRYKSRLLQETEMVCISALMNDTDHPVPKPRHPKSNGALIPNGEDGDPDGDNLTLNSFLPDTEGPL
- the LOC130419079 gene encoding coronin-1C-A isoform X1, which codes for MDISPSADMFKRVVRQSKFRHVFGQAVKNDQCYDDIRVSRVTWDSAFCAVNPKFVALIVEASGGGAFMVLPLHKTGRIDKAYPTVCGHTGPVLDIDWCPHNDHVIASGSEDCTVMVWQIPENGLVTSLSEPVVVLEGHSKRVGIITWHPTARNILLSAGCDNLIIIWNVGTGEAMINLEDMHPDLVYSVCWNRSGSIICTTCKDKKIRVIDPRKEEIIAEKDKAHEGARPMRAIFMSDGKVFTTGFSRMSERQLALWDPENIDEPISVHEMDTSNGVLLPFYDPDTNVVYLCGKGDSSIRYFEITDEAPFVHYLSTFTTKEPQRGMGYMPKRGLDVNKCEIARFYKLHERKCEPIIMTVPRKSDLFQDDLYPDTAGPDAALEAEDWFDGKNGDPILISLKNGYVPGKNRDLKVVKKNVLDNKLTKNTENTAPANKTANSTPSIKNEGKMDEILKEIKSLRELVSSQDQRIAKLEEQLSKMDN
- the LOC130419079 gene encoding coronin-1C-A isoform X2, which codes for MFKRVVRQSKFRHVFGQAVKNDQCYDDIRVSRVTWDSAFCAVNPKFVALIVEASGGGAFMVLPLHKTGRIDKAYPTVCGHTGPVLDIDWCPHNDHVIASGSEDCTVMVWQIPENGLVTSLSEPVVVLEGHSKRVGIITWHPTARNILLSAGCDNLIIIWNVGTGEAMINLEDMHPDLVYSVCWNRSGSIICTTCKDKKIRVIDPRKEEIIAEKDKAHEGARPMRAIFMSDGKVFTTGFSRMSERQLALWDPENIDEPISVHEMDTSNGVLLPFYDPDTNVVYLCGKGDSSIRYFEITDEAPFVHYLSTFTTKEPQRGMGYMPKRGLDVNKCEIARFYKLHERKCEPIIMTVPRKSDLFQDDLYPDTAGPDAALEAEDWFDGKNGDPILISLKNGYVPGKNRDLKVVKKNVLDNKLTKNTENTAPANKTANSTPSIKNEGKMDEILKEIKSLRELVSSQDQRIAKLEEQLSKMDN